TCTGCCGCCATTCGATATAATTGGTAATGATCGAATAACGGATGGCAGAGGAGACGGATTTGCCTTCATCGATATGGGAGCTTATGAATTTCCTGGATATGGTATGTATATCGATGTACCGGAAGAATGTCAAACCATCCAAGCCGGAATCGATGCTGCTGTTAATGGCAATACAGTATTAGTAGCAGAGGGAACTTATTTTGAAAATATCAATTTTACTGGTAAGCTGATTACAGTAGCGAGTAATTTTCTCATCGATGGTGATGAATCTCATATCGAAAACACGATCATTAACGGTAGCCAACCAATCAATACGGATTATGGCTCTGTTGTTACGTTTATGTCTTATGAAGACACGACATCAGTGCTAACCGGTTTTACTCTTACAGAAGGTTTGGGAAATGATGTCCCCGGTATTGGAACTGTGGGAGGTGGGATTTTTGTCGATAGTTCATCTCCTTCAATCATCAGTAATATTATTACTAATAATAGTGCAGATCATATTGGAGGTTTGCATTGTATGAATGATTCAAATCCAAGAATCATTAATAATGTGATTACTAATAATTTTGGAATTATAGAGATCGGAGGTCTTGCTTTTGCTTTCGATAGCGATGCATATGTAGAAGGTAATATTATAAGAGCCAATACTGATTTAGGCACTTTATCTAATGGAGCTGGGGGAATAACGTTGAACAGCAGTTCACCAACCTTCATAAATAATATCATTATGGATAATCATGCGGATGACTCTGCCGGTGGTATATATATGTGTTTAAATAGTTGTCCTGTTTTTATTAATTGCATAATATCAGGAAATACAACTAACGAAATTGGAGGTGGATTAAAGATCAATAATTCGAACATTACTATGATCAATACAATAATGGAAGGAAATGAAGCAGTTGAAGGAGCCGGAATTTACTTTGATCAACCCGGAAATGTGGATATCCAATATTGTGATTTCTATAATGGAGGAAATGACTTTGGAGGAAATGTTCAACCAGGATTGGGTGATTATTCTTATGTTAATCAATATGGAACACCTTGCGATGAATTTTTCAATATCTCTGAAGATCCGCTATTTGTTGGAACAGGCGATCATCCATTGTCGTTGCTGGAATATTCTCCCTGCATCGATGCGGGAGATGCAACTGGATTAAATCTACCACTTTATGATATCATCGGCAATGATAGAATTGTGGATGGCAGAGGAGATGGTTTTGTTTTCATCGATATGGGAGCGTATGAATTTGAACCAGATTCTATTGGAGTCGATGATGAAAATATTCAATATTCTAAAGAAAAAATTCAATTGTCAAATTATCCGAATCCTTTCCATTCTTCAACCACAATTTCTTTTTCAACCACAGAGCATACGGAGAATCTCGAGATTGGAATCTATAATGTAAAAGGTCAGAAGGTGAAAACTTTTGAAAATTTGGAATGCATTAACCATGTAAATGCAAAATCGACACAGTCGCTTTACTCTATAACCTGGAATGGAAAAGACGATAACAACAAACCAGTTCAGTCCGGAGTGTATTTCTACAAATTGAAATCAGGTGAACGAGAGAAAACAAAGAGAATGTTAATAATGAGATAATCAACTTAAAAACCTTCAAGGTTTTGCGAACTTAAGTTCGATTAACCTTGAAGGTTTATTTAATCAAGGAGATACCATGAAAAGGATAATAATTTTTCTGATTTTATTATTTTTTGTACATATTCTTTCAGCAGTAATTGTTGGATATGAACAGGCACAACAAGTTGCAGAACATCATCTGATTATTCATAAAAAAACCGATTTGGGAATTGCTGACTTTTTTGAAATGAAAGATGAAAACGGAAAAACTCTATCTTACATTTTCCAGTTAAATCCAAAAGGATTCATCGCTGTATCTTCCAATACAGATATTTACCCGGTGATTGGATATTCCTTTCTCAACAATTTCAGCGATTTGGATATTCCGCAAAATACAGGATATCAATATTTGAAACAGGATATGAAATTAAGATTGGAAGCAATTCCTCTTACTGATGAAAACCTGAAACAATCAAATCGAATCTTGTGGGAGCAATACCTGAATAGAACTTATGAACAAACACAGAACAGGAATAATATCTATCCTCCTGAAGGTTATAGTCCCACAGAAGGTTGGATCGATACACAATGGCACCAAGGAGAACCATATTATAATTTCTGCCCGCTCGATCCTGAAAATATGCAGAGAAGTATTGTCGGGTGCGGAGCAACAGCATTAGCACAAATCTTACATTATCATAAGTATATCGGTGATGTTAGTTTTGATGATAGTGATGATTATGTTTCGACCAATACTTATCCATACATTTATATCGATGATGACTTTCAACTTTATGACTTTCCATCTTTTCCCCAATTAAATCCATACCTCGATGAACTGAAGATAGTTTATGAGAATTATGATTTGCCAACTGAAGATATGATCGCAGCTCTGAATTTTGCATCCGGCATTCCGCTGGAAATGAGATATTCTTCATCTGCTTCTTCCATTGATTATTTAGATATTGTAGCACAGGCATTTTTGGAAAAGTTTAATTATGATTCTGCTATTTTTACAGAGGAAATTAATACTAATTTTTATACAACTCTTCAAAACGATATGATTCAAGCACGTCCGGTTAACATAGCTGCTATGTCCGGTCCATATTACGGTCATTCGTTTCTCTGTGATGGCTATAATGGAAATGATAATACATTTCATCTGAATATGGGTTGGGGAGGAAGTTCTGATGGCTGGTATTCTTTACCGGAAAATATTCCCGGTGGTTTTACTGATTTATGTGAAGCGGTAATCAATATCGAAGGTGGAACTGTTCCTTTCACCGTTTCCGGAGCAGTTGTTTGTGAAAGTGCCCCTTTGGAAGAAACTATTATCACTTTTGATGGACCAAGATATCACGAAGTTTATCTCGAAGATGAATCTGGTGGTTTCCAAATTCCAATTTTGTTTCCGGGAATTTATACTGTTACTGCGACAATTGAATTAGAAGAAGGCGGATATTTCCATTATCAGGAAGATGTTCTATTAGATGAAGACAATTATATTCTGATCATCGAGATGGATGATTACACAACAATTAACGGAACAGTTTCTGCTGATGTTAATACTGAAAATTCGCACATCAATATTTATCAGAATGATGAATTAGTCAATTCGGGAGTTGCGGATGAGAATGGAGATTTTTCTATTCCCGGATTATTACCGGGAGATTATACTGCCACTGCAAGTTTAAACGGGAATTATTTCGATCAGCAAGAGATAACGATCACCGCAGAAAATCAGAATATCGATTTTCATTTGGAAGAATATTCCTACGATTTTACTTTCAATTTTGCCGGAGAAGCGAGCGGACAATTGCAGTTGTTCCAATTTATGAGTTGTGCCATCCGTATTTCGGGAGGAGATTTGCTTGGTCATGAAGATGATATTTTCTCACGAGTCGAGTTCATTGCTCCCTTCGATCCTGAAGAAGGTGAATTATATGCTCAAATCTGGAAGAACGAGAATTTAGTTTATGAGCAGCAGATAATGGATTTCACCGAAGGAGAATGGCTCGATGTTGTTTTTGATGATCTTTTTACAGTAGATGTGAATGCGGAATATTTTATCGGTTACAGAATCTATTCTCTTTCCGGGAATGTCTCCGCCGCTTTTCATGATGAAGGTCCAATGATCGCAGGAAATGGTGCTTATATTTATACATCGAGCTGGATGCCACTTCCGGATTCTTATGATGTGAATTTCTGTATTAAAGGAATTGTTGCATCTCAAAGTTCAATGATTAGTTCTGATGATGTAATCAATCAAACGGAATTTTATCTGGGAAAAAACTATCCAAATCCATTTAGCACAACAACTACGATTCAGTTCACCACCGGGAACACCGCGGAAAACACCGAGATTTTGATTTATAATGTAAAAGGACAGAAGGTAAGAACTTTTGAAAATTTGGAGTGCATTAACCATGTTAATGCAAAAGCGACACAGTCGCTTTATTCCATAACTTGGAACGGAAAAGACGACAAAGGAAAATCAGTAAATTCCGGTATTTATTTCTACAAACTGAAATCCGGTAATTATGAGAAAGCGAAAAAGATGATTTTAATGCGGTAACACGAGTTTCCGAATCTTTGTAACGAAGTAGCTCCATTCTGTTTTTATTGGATTGAAGATATTGACTCGGAGATTCAATATAACAAACGGAACAAAGTTCCGTGATGCTAGACCACAACCGGAATGTCTAAATAACTCTGATATTCCGCATCATGATAAAGAGTTATAAGAGCAGTTCGTGCATCCTTCCCGGATTCTTCCGCAACCACTCCTCCGCTATTGTAGTTTTTCTGGATATAAATTGAGTTAGGAGATTTGATCAAAAGACGCAGACGACTGTTCTTCCTGATCAATCGGGAAAAAAAAGTAAATCCTGCGAATTCATATCTATTTATCTCTCCCGGAATTATCAGTTTTTCCTGCTTTAATGATTCGCGATATCGGGCACGCATAAAATCCTGGGTCAGGAAAATACTCGATCCATCCGGCAAGATCTCAAAAAGAGTTACTTCAAAATCAGTATCAGGAACATTGAGAGAAATCCAGGTTGAAAATTTTACATATCCTGTGATTTCAGTATTCTCTTCAAATGGTAGAGTTTGATAGATCAAACCATTACCAAAAAGATCTTTAATAAATTTCTGATCAGTCAGATAGTTATCTCGATCTTCTGTTTCCAGTTCAGCAGGTCGCACATCGAGAGGATCATAAATATATTTGTCCGGTTGTGAATTTTCCGGAAAGATTTCCGATAATACTCCCGGCTGTTCAAAACTGTTTGCTTTCTCTTCATTGGAATTCAGGTAGAGTCGTTTTGTCTGGTTTGAAATAGAATCGAGATTTATCGCAAATTTCCATTCATCTGCTTCCATTAAATAATAACAAACTTTATCTTTAAGAAATTTTGGTTTCTTTCCATTTTTTAAAATCCAGTCATACCATTCTTTGTTGAGTTTTTTCATATCCAGCAAGCTGTTTTCTCCAAATTCCAATCCGCCAAATTTTTTTTCGGGATTTCTGGTTCCGGCATGATCCCAGGGACCGATGATCAAATAGTGATTGAAATTTTCTAAAGAGGAATATTTTTTGTGCATTTTGTAATACTGCATTGCTCCCGGTTGATCCGCATCATAATGACCGGTGATCGTTAAAATCGGAATATTCAGCTTCTTATATTGTTCGGAGGTTAATGCTCGCGTTGACCAGTATTTATCAGGACAGGGATGCTTGAGCCAGGTTTGGAAATAAGACGATGTATTTCCGACTATTCGATCCAGTTCTTTAAAAGGAAGATGGTTCAAATAAAGTTCTCGGAACTTCTCTCTCCAGAATTTCTGATCTTTAAAGAGATTCGTGTTGAGAGTTCGACCACTCGTCCAGGTCAACCATTGTATTATATACGGAAAGAAAATATTCCTGTAAATTGGAAAATCAACAGCCATGTGCGAGGAAGCGACCGGAATAATCGTTTTCAGATGAGGAGGAAATTCCTTAATGGTCATCCACTGATTGAAACCTGAATAAGAACCTCCCCACATCGCAACCGAACCATCACACCATGATTGTTCAGTCAGCCATTCGACAATGTCGTATCCGTCTTTTCCTTCATCCGCATTCGGCTCGAAAGTTCCTTCCGAATTTCCTCTACCGCGGCAATCTATCGCAGCAAAAGCATATCCGTTTTGAGTAAAATAAACTGCATTTGAATGATATGAATCAGCAATGTAGGGAGTGAGTGTGAAAATCGCAGGAACCGGCTTTTCCTGTTTTGGTTTATAGATCGTGGCATTCAGGGAAAGTCCATCTCGCAAAGGAATTTTTTGGGTCCAGAGAAAATCGATCGGATTCGTTTTATTGTCGATCTCTTTTTTGGGTTTAGAATTCAATTTTACCTCCAAGTCTCCTCTGAAATCCTATTTTAATTTCCTGCAAAATAAGGAGATAGGATTTTGATAAAAATGGTCAGGATCGGCATCTTGTTTTACTTTTTCAGATCCACATTTTGCAAAAATGTGCTACTCTGCAAAAATTCGGCACATTTCTGCTTGATAAAATCCAGCCTTAATTCTGCTGATTTGATTTTATTCTTAAAATATTGTTTTGATTTTCCGATATTTGCGAAAATTCCCAGATCGTGAATAACGCGCAGGAAAGTTGCGATCCAGAAAAGTTTTTCATGTTTAGAAGAATACGACATTTTCTGGAAATAGATTTCTCTGAACTCTTCTATAAATTCGGTATTGAAGGGAATATTCGAATCCAGCAAAAGCGAAGCAGCATCATAAATGGAATATCCGATTCGCATCGATTGAAGGTCGATCACACTTATTTTTCCATTATTGATAAGAAGATTAGTCGATTGAAAATCACGGTGCATGATCGATTTTGGTGATTTATCCAATTCTTTGTATATTTCATTTGCGATTAAATTTACTTCTGCTTCCGAAAGATGTTTCTTCAAATAAAAATCATTATACAAATTAATATCGAATTTGATATTATCAAGATCAAAATATCTTACCGGATAGCAGGCATTGACCGGAAATTTATTCACATCTATTTTTGATAAATTGATAAGCATCTCGATAGATTTTTGGTAGATATTTTTGATATGAGGATGCTCCAAACCAGATTCCTGCACCAGATCACAGAGAGATTTTCTACCGGAATCTTCTATCAAAAGCCAATTTTCACTTTGTTTCAGAACAGACGGAACTTTAAATTCACTTTTCCTGAAAAAAGACGAAAAACTGCTCCAGGCATTTAATTCCATAATATCATCGGAGAGCATTAAAATTTCCGTCAGATCATTTTCCCAGATTATTCTTA
This portion of the Candidatus Cloacimonadota bacterium genome encodes:
- a CDS encoding T9SS type A sorting domain-containing protein, with the translated sequence MKSIYLIVVLLAFSTMLCSMIIDVPDDYPTIQQGIDAAADTDTVLVADGIYDENINFLGKAITVASNFLIDADESHIENTIINGSTPINPDFGSVVTFMSYEDTTSVITGFTLTEGTGFYRTSSNTRVGGGIICDNSSPKIISNITTNNTADYGGGINIYENCNAYLEGNIISNNTSFINSGGVNIVYSSPTLINNIISGNSANQQGAGISAWDSSPVLINNIISYNTAGTDISGLAIASGGTTTIQNCLIYGNSAGGSVGGILVQDSEAEITNCVISGNSATAGDGIYLFDNSTLDLTNTIITGNEGEGINFDGQHNVNIQYCDFHDNQNDFTGNVPPGLGVITGYNQYGTPCDVFVNIFEDPLFTGNIEDPFSLSFLSPCIDSGIQDTTGLNLPPFDIIGNDRITDGRGDGFAFIDMGAYEFPGYGMYIDVPEECQTIQAGIDAAVNGNTVLVAEGTYFENINFTGKLITVASNFLIDGDESHIENTIINGSQPINTDYGSVVTFMSYEDTTSVLTGFTLTEGLGNDVPGIGTVGGGIFVDSSSPSIISNIITNNSADHIGGLHCMNDSNPRIINNVITNNFGIIEIGGLAFAFDSDAYVEGNIIRANTDLGTLSNGAGGITLNSSSPTFINNIIMDNHADDSAGGIYMCLNSCPVFINCIISGNTTNEIGGGLKINNSNITMINTIMEGNEAVEGAGIYFDQPGNVDIQYCDFYNGGNDFGGNVQPGLGDYSYVNQYGTPCDEFFNISEDPLFVGTGDHPLSLLEYSPCIDAGDATGLNLPLYDIIGNDRIVDGRGDGFVFIDMGAYEFEPDSIGVDDENIQYSKEKIQLSNYPNPFHSSTTISFSTTEHTENLEIGIYNVKGQKVKTFENLECINHVNAKSTQSLYSITWNGKDDNNKPVQSGVYFYKLKSGEREKTKRMLIMR
- a CDS encoding T9SS type A sorting domain-containing protein; this translates as MKRIIIFLILLFFVHILSAVIVGYEQAQQVAEHHLIIHKKTDLGIADFFEMKDENGKTLSYIFQLNPKGFIAVSSNTDIYPVIGYSFLNNFSDLDIPQNTGYQYLKQDMKLRLEAIPLTDENLKQSNRILWEQYLNRTYEQTQNRNNIYPPEGYSPTEGWIDTQWHQGEPYYNFCPLDPENMQRSIVGCGATALAQILHYHKYIGDVSFDDSDDYVSTNTYPYIYIDDDFQLYDFPSFPQLNPYLDELKIVYENYDLPTEDMIAALNFASGIPLEMRYSSSASSIDYLDIVAQAFLEKFNYDSAIFTEEINTNFYTTLQNDMIQARPVNIAAMSGPYYGHSFLCDGYNGNDNTFHLNMGWGGSSDGWYSLPENIPGGFTDLCEAVINIEGGTVPFTVSGAVVCESAPLEETIITFDGPRYHEVYLEDESGGFQIPILFPGIYTVTATIELEEGGYFHYQEDVLLDEDNYILIIEMDDYTTINGTVSADVNTENSHINIYQNDELVNSGVADENGDFSIPGLLPGDYTATASLNGNYFDQQEITITAENQNIDFHLEEYSYDFTFNFAGEASGQLQLFQFMSCAIRISGGDLLGHEDDIFSRVEFIAPFDPEEGELYAQIWKNENLVYEQQIMDFTEGEWLDVVFDDLFTVDVNAEYFIGYRIYSLSGNVSAAFHDEGPMIAGNGAYIYTSSWMPLPDSYDVNFCIKGIVASQSSMISSDDVINQTEFYLGKNYPNPFSTTTTIQFTTGNTAENTEILIYNVKGQKVRTFENLECINHVNAKATQSLYSITWNGKDDKGKSVNSGIYFYKLKSGNYEKAKKMILMR
- a CDS encoding CocE/NonD family hydrolase, with the translated sequence MEVKLNSKPKKEIDNKTNPIDFLWTQKIPLRDGLSLNATIYKPKQEKPVPAIFTLTPYIADSYHSNAVYFTQNGYAFAAIDCRGRGNSEGTFEPNADEGKDGYDIVEWLTEQSWCDGSVAMWGGSYSGFNQWMTIKEFPPHLKTIIPVASSHMAVDFPIYRNIFFPYIIQWLTWTSGRTLNTNLFKDQKFWREKFRELYLNHLPFKELDRIVGNTSSYFQTWLKHPCPDKYWSTRALTSEQYKKLNIPILTITGHYDADQPGAMQYYKMHKKYSSLENFNHYLIIGPWDHAGTRNPEKKFGGLEFGENSLLDMKKLNKEWYDWILKNGKKPKFLKDKVCYYLMEADEWKFAINLDSISNQTKRLYLNSNEEKANSFEQPGVLSEIFPENSQPDKYIYDPLDVRPAELETEDRDNYLTDQKFIKDLFGNGLIYQTLPFEENTEITGYVKFSTWISLNVPDTDFEVTLFEILPDGSSIFLTQDFMRARYRESLKQEKLIIPGEINRYEFAGFTFFSRLIRKNSRLRLLIKSPNSIYIQKNYNSGGVVAEESGKDARTALITLYHDAEYQSYLDIPVVV